A region from the Pseudopipra pipra isolate bDixPip1 chromosome 8, bDixPip1.hap1, whole genome shotgun sequence genome encodes:
- the VAX1 gene encoding ventral anterior homeobox 1, translating to MFGKQDKMDVRCSSEAEANRVSKNGHKEGKESKGSEGNISTSFLKDQQGTFSASAATEGCNKSKSSSADPDYCRRILVRDAKGSIREIILPKGLDLDRPKRTRTSFTAEQLYRLEMEFQRCQYVVGRERTELARQLNLSETQVKVWFQNRRTKQKKDQGKDSELRSVVSETAATCSVLRLLEQGRLLSPPGLPGLLPPCASGALGSALRGPGLAAAGSGSSAAAPGGGGSPHPPAATGAPGPPPPAALHGAAAAGHGLFGLPVPALLGSVAGRLSSAPLAVAGSLAGNLQELSARYLSSSAFEPYSRTNNKESAEKKALD from the exons ATGTTTGGGAAACAAGACAAAATGGACGTTAGATGCAGTTCAGAGGCTGAAGCTAACCGGGTCTCGAAGAACGGACATAAAGAGGGCAAGGAAAGCAAAGGGtctgaaggaaatatttctacTTCTTTTTTGAAGGATCAGCAAGGGActttttctgcctctgcagCTACGGAAGGTTGTAATAAAAGTAAATCTAGTTCGGCTGATCCGGACTATTGCAGGAGGATCCTAGTTAGAG ATGCCAAAGGTTCAATCCGAGAGATTATTCTGCCTAAGGGGCTTGATCTGGACCGTCCCAAGCGGACCCGCACCTCCTTCACGGCCGAGCAACTCTACCGCCTGGAGATGGAGTTTCAGCGCTGCCAGTACGTCGTGGGGCGGGAGCGCACCGAGCTCGCCCGCCAGCTCAATCTCTCCGAGACTCAG GTCAAGGTCTGGTTCCAGAACCGGCGCACCAAGCAGAAGAAGGACCAGGGCAAGGACTCCGAGCTGCGGTCGGTGGTGTCCGAGACCGCCGCCACCTGCAGCGTCCTGCGGCTGCTGGAGCAAGGCCGGCTGCTGTCCCCGCCGGGGCTGCCCGGGCTCctgccgccctgtgccagcGGCGCGCTGGGCTCGGCGCTGCGCGGGCCCGGCCTGGCCGCGGCGGGCAGCGGCTCCtcggcggcggctccgggcggCGGGGGATCCCCGCACCCCCCCGCGGCCACCGGAGCGcccgggccgcccccgcccgccgcgctgcacggggcggccgcggcggggcACGGGCTGTTCGGGCTGCCGGTGCCCGCGCTGCTGGGCTCGGTGGCCGGCCGCCTCTCCTCCGCGCCCCTGGCCGTGGCCGGCTCGCTGGCGGGCAACTTGCAGGAACTGTCGGCTCGCTACCTGAGTTCGTCCGCCTTCGAGCCCTACTCCCGGACCAACAATAAAGAGAGCGCTGAGAAAAAAGCACTGGACTGA